One region of Synechococcus elongatus PCC 11801 genomic DNA includes:
- a CDS encoding transglycosylase domain-containing protein: MAKSSAVDQTSDRPATSPSFLGRLAFWKARPETNTTRTRKSRAERRQAHRAKRAAHPPGRRRWLRAIVAVAIGAATVAGAEVGRRRLIQQLPNPREVYSFTRPGTITILSADDVVLQKIGPATRDKVPFDQIPLQLRQAFLAAEDQRFYEHSGLDLVGIARASVTNLLSGEVQEGASTITQQLARIVFLSQERSIQRKFNEALMAQKLEQELTKDQILEQYLNLVYLGAGAYGVADAAWVYFSKPVKDLSLGEMATLAGLPPAPTAYSPLVSLKIAQERRNIVLSRMQEVGFITPAEAEAARREPLALKPASPKYAQSIAPYFTNYVRQELPRFVSPDVLEYGGLTLKTTLNYRWQKAADQAIQDSTYGSLQGALVSIDPRSGAIRAMVGGVDFDRSQFNRATQAYRQPGSTFKMFVYAAAIASGMSPSQIYVDAPLNLGGYKPQNFSRSFSGAISLTQALTNSVNIVAIKVLRDVGIDNVIRVARQMGIRADLARYYPLALGASDVTLLEITSAYGTLANRGQYLTPHPIAEIIDHRGRRLYQDKQIEPVQALDPGSAALVTSMLERVVTSGTGAAAYLPDRPVAGKTGTTEQARDLWFIGYIPQLVTGVWLGYDNFAPTGSGSSAAAVAWYRFMAQAIKDLPPEKFPPLPKPEQRKPLFKAQFTSGRDLGGIDRGPGRYDYGAGIELADSPSFAGSLPPAPSGGSTPNRPSPDYEADFGQEPAVEEPRYYEPPSSSGSEPVDQAPAPAGPEPEPEAPVEPQAPAPPSLEPTAPPPPVEPTAPLPQAP; this comes from the coding sequence GTGGCCAAGTCTTCTGCTGTTGACCAGACGAGCGATCGCCCGGCTACTTCTCCCTCTTTTTTGGGGCGCTTAGCTTTTTGGAAAGCCCGTCCTGAGACGAACACCACCCGCACGCGAAAAAGTCGAGCGGAGCGCCGACAGGCTCATCGAGCAAAGCGGGCGGCTCATCCTCCAGGCAGACGGCGCTGGCTCCGAGCGATCGTGGCCGTTGCGATCGGTGCTGCAACTGTTGCTGGTGCAGAAGTGGGTCGGCGGCGACTGATTCAGCAGCTTCCCAATCCGCGAGAAGTCTATAGCTTTACCCGTCCCGGCACGATCACCATTCTCTCGGCAGACGATGTTGTGCTGCAGAAGATTGGGCCGGCGACCCGTGACAAGGTTCCTTTTGATCAAATTCCGCTGCAGCTACGCCAAGCATTTCTGGCCGCGGAAGATCAGCGCTTCTACGAACACAGTGGCCTTGACCTGGTAGGCATTGCCCGTGCCAGTGTCACCAATCTCCTGAGCGGTGAAGTTCAGGAAGGGGCGAGCACGATCACGCAGCAGCTGGCCCGCATTGTATTTCTCAGCCAAGAACGCAGCATTCAGCGCAAGTTCAATGAGGCGCTGATGGCTCAGAAGCTAGAGCAAGAGCTGACCAAAGACCAAATCCTTGAGCAATATCTCAATCTGGTCTACCTCGGTGCCGGTGCCTACGGGGTGGCAGATGCTGCCTGGGTCTACTTCAGTAAGCCGGTCAAGGACTTGAGCCTTGGAGAAATGGCAACCTTGGCAGGGCTTCCGCCTGCTCCGACCGCCTATTCCCCACTGGTTTCACTCAAGATTGCGCAAGAGCGACGCAACATTGTTTTGAGCCGGATGCAGGAAGTGGGTTTTATTACGCCTGCTGAAGCAGAGGCTGCTCGCCGCGAACCGTTGGCGCTCAAACCGGCCAGCCCCAAATACGCCCAGAGCATAGCGCCCTATTTCACCAACTATGTCCGACAGGAATTGCCACGATTTGTCTCACCAGACGTTTTGGAATACGGCGGACTCACACTCAAGACAACCTTGAACTATCGCTGGCAGAAAGCGGCAGATCAGGCGATTCAAGACTCCACCTACGGCAGCTTGCAAGGGGCACTCGTCAGTATCGATCCCCGCAGTGGAGCCATTCGCGCCATGGTCGGTGGTGTCGATTTTGATCGTAGTCAGTTCAATCGCGCGACCCAGGCTTACCGGCAGCCTGGCTCCACCTTCAAAATGTTTGTGTATGCAGCGGCGATCGCCTCGGGAATGTCGCCGTCTCAGATTTATGTGGATGCACCGCTAAACCTAGGGGGGTATAAGCCACAAAACTTTAGTCGCAGCTTTAGTGGCGCTATCAGCCTGACTCAGGCGCTGACCAACTCGGTCAATATTGTTGCGATCAAAGTGCTGCGGGATGTTGGAATTGACAACGTCATTCGGGTTGCCCGACAGATGGGGATTCGGGCCGACCTCGCACGCTACTATCCATTAGCTTTGGGAGCCTCCGATGTCACCTTGCTGGAGATCACCAGTGCTTATGGAACCTTAGCTAATCGTGGACAATATCTCACGCCCCACCCGATCGCGGAGATTATTGATCATCGTGGTCGCCGACTTTACCAAGATAAGCAGATTGAACCTGTCCAAGCTTTGGACCCAGGCTCTGCTGCGCTAGTTACCTCTATGCTGGAACGCGTCGTAACCTCTGGAACTGGGGCCGCAGCCTATCTGCCCGATCGCCCTGTAGCAGGTAAAACAGGCACGACTGAGCAAGCCCGTGATCTCTGGTTCATTGGCTATATCCCACAGCTGGTCACGGGAGTGTGGCTGGGCTACGACAATTTTGCTCCAACTGGCAGTGGGAGTAGTGCAGCGGCGGTGGCTTGGTATCGCTTCATGGCACAGGCGATTAAGGACCTCCCGCCGGAGAAATTCCCGCCGCTGCCCAAGCCTGAACAGCGCAAGCCCTTGTTTAAGGCGCAGTTCACGAGTGGACGCGATCTAGGTGGAATCGATCGCGGACCAGGTCGATATGATTACGGAGCAGGGATTGAATTAGCGGATTCCCCCAGTTTTGCCGGTAGCTTGCCCCCAGCTCCCTCCGGTGGGTCAACCCCCAATCGGCCATCACCAGATTACGAAGCTGACTTTGGTCAAGAGCCTGCGGTTGAGGAACCTCGGTACTATGAACCGCCGTCTTCCTCGGGCTCTGAGCCAGTTGATCAAGCTCCTGCTCCTGCAGGACCTGAACCGGAACCAGAAGCACCGGTTGAACCCCAAGCTCCAGCACCACCGTCTCTAGAACCGACGGCACCACCGCCACCAGTCGAACCGACAGCACCACTCCCCCAGGCTCCCTAG
- a CDS encoding metallophosphoesterase, with protein MKRRELLVLGGLSTIAAGMGRQWLQPSPAQAITPLPASDRSLDLRFIAVADTGTGARGQYSVAAAMERYRRSNPYRLALLAGDNIYNNGEIEKIQAVFERPYAPLLQSGVKFRAVLGNHDIRTNNGNDQVRYPGFNMAGRYYQFQEGPVAFFALDTNGNADWNNQLTWLDRALRASTAPWKVVFGHHPIYSSGFYGVNRTLISRLVPLFKRHGVQLYISGHDHSYERTQPIDGTTYLIVGAGAGLRPVGRSAWTAQSASTLSFAGLEVYGNELRIQTFDKDSRLIDQGQIFAS; from the coding sequence ATGAAGCGCCGTGAGCTGCTGGTGTTGGGCGGACTGAGTACGATCGCCGCTGGGATGGGGCGGCAATGGCTGCAACCCTCGCCAGCTCAAGCGATCACACCCCTGCCCGCCAGCGATCGTTCTTTGGATCTTCGCTTCATCGCCGTTGCGGACACAGGAACGGGTGCCCGTGGGCAATATTCAGTCGCTGCAGCGATGGAACGCTACCGGCGATCGAATCCCTATCGACTTGCGCTGTTAGCCGGCGACAACATCTACAACAACGGCGAAATCGAAAAAATTCAAGCAGTGTTTGAGCGTCCCTATGCACCGTTGTTGCAATCGGGCGTTAAGTTTCGGGCTGTTTTGGGCAACCACGACATCCGCACCAACAATGGTAACGATCAGGTACGCTATCCCGGTTTCAACATGGCTGGGCGCTATTACCAATTCCAGGAAGGACCGGTTGCTTTTTTTGCGCTGGACACTAACGGCAATGCGGACTGGAACAATCAACTGACTTGGCTCGATCGCGCCCTACGGGCGAGCACTGCGCCTTGGAAGGTGGTATTTGGTCATCATCCGATCTATTCATCTGGTTTCTATGGTGTTAACCGGACGCTGATCAGCCGCCTTGTGCCCCTGTTTAAGCGCCATGGTGTCCAGCTCTACATCAGTGGTCATGACCACAGCTATGAACGCACTCAGCCGATTGATGGCACAACTTATCTAATTGTGGGCGCCGGAGCGGGCTTGCGACCCGTGGGCCGCTCAGCCTGGACGGCTCAGTCAGCCAGCACCCTGAGCTTTGCAGGACTCGAGGTCTATGGCAACGAACTACGAATCCAAACCTTTGATAAAGACAGTCGCCTGATCGATCAAGGTCAGATTTTTGCATCCTGA
- a CDS encoding glutathione S-transferase family protein: MLELYQFELSPYSEKVRLILDFKGLEYRKQEVTPGIGQFEVFRLSGQRQVPVLKDGSEAIADSTAIAQYLDQKFPEPPLTLADPQQQALNVLLEDWADRSFAADVRTVLLGALGWDPSLREAALPNQVPGPLRNLVSAVPSEVFSVLGSGVGLSPETLRTARLNLEQGLKALCQRLQNQPYLLGDRPVLADLAIAAHSLFLKFPTTAAIDIPSGLRGRGVPGLVDNPDYAVFFEWRDRLYREFRRGAAVTPPSSGNGPTKIAID, translated from the coding sequence ATGCTGGAGCTTTACCAGTTTGAGTTATCACCCTACAGCGAAAAGGTTCGCCTGATTCTCGACTTCAAGGGTCTGGAGTATCGCAAACAGGAAGTGACTCCGGGCATTGGACAGTTTGAAGTGTTTCGCCTCTCGGGGCAGCGCCAAGTTCCGGTGCTGAAGGATGGCAGCGAAGCGATCGCTGATTCCACCGCGATCGCCCAGTACCTCGATCAAAAATTTCCAGAGCCGCCGCTAACGTTGGCCGATCCGCAGCAGCAAGCACTGAACGTCTTGCTGGAAGATTGGGCCGATCGCAGCTTTGCTGCAGATGTGCGCACGGTACTCCTTGGGGCTTTAGGCTGGGATCCCAGCCTGCGAGAAGCGGCGCTGCCCAACCAAGTACCCGGGCCACTCCGTAACTTGGTCAGCGCTGTCCCTAGCGAAGTCTTCAGCGTCCTCGGCAGCGGTGTTGGCCTCAGCCCAGAAACACTACGAACCGCCCGCCTCAACCTCGAGCAAGGCCTCAAAGCGCTCTGCCAACGATTACAGAATCAACCCTACCTATTGGGCGATCGCCCAGTTCTGGCAGATTTAGCGATCGCGGCTCACAGCCTCTTTCTGAAATTCCCGACAACCGCTGCGATCGACATTCCCAGTGGTCTGCGCGGGCGCGGTGTTCCTGGCTTGGTCGATAACCCCGACTATGCTGTGTTCTTCGAGTGGCGCGATCGCCTCTATCGCGAGTTTCGCCGCGGTGCTGCTGTCACTCCCCCGAGCAGCGGCAACGGGCCAACCAAAATTGCGATCGATTAA
- a CDS encoding RNA recognition motif domain-containing protein gives MSVRVYIGNLPRDIEQAELDAVFAEAGEVSAKLVTDRKTGKSRGFAFATVASDEQADALIERFNGTEVQGSTLKLEKAQPRERDNDGGNNRRRSGSADNRRSGKSAPRVISSGPEGFQPDPRWAQELEKLKELLAAQTVS, from the coding sequence ATGTCAGTTCGTGTGTACATCGGCAATTTACCGCGCGACATTGAGCAAGCCGAGTTGGATGCGGTCTTTGCAGAGGCCGGCGAGGTTTCGGCCAAACTGGTCACCGATCGCAAAACCGGTAAATCGCGTGGTTTCGCCTTTGCAACGGTCGCTAGCGACGAGCAAGCAGATGCTTTGATCGAGCGCTTCAACGGCACCGAAGTGCAAGGCAGCACCCTCAAGCTCGAAAAAGCTCAGCCGCGTGAGCGGGACAACGACGGCGGCAACAACCGTCGTCGCAGTGGCAGTGCCGACAACCGCCGCTCCGGCAAGAGCGCACCTCGCGTCATCTCTTCCGGTCCTGAAGGCTTCCAGCCCGATCCCCGCTGGGCACAAGAGCTGGAAAAACTCAAAGAATTGCTGGCAGCTCAAACGGTCTCCTAA
- a CDS encoding CCA tRNA nucleotidyltransferase, with the protein MAASRYNPLPADRSCMNTALAALFNPQTWPFRPESLPEGACLVGGAVRDALLGRLTEPLDLDWVVPTGAVETARTLARQHQAGFVLLDAERQIARVVFPSMTVDFAQQEGDRLEQDLQRRDFTINAIAYDWQRCRLIDPLGGQADLEQGLLRMIAPDNLVADPLRLLRAYRQAAQLELEIEPETAAAIAQLAPLLPQVAGERIWAELQRLLNVPPPHPILVEAIASGLLTPWFPEASVDCLAAIADHWRQLQAQVPDWADWFTPIGPGGRLSYLAYAWLTCLLPRDRDRAQQVLLALKSSRAEQRSLLQLQQHWQECQAGTAATTAGQVALFQTLGDLVPALLLQLEAGDLRQTLLRRYQTPNDPIAHLQPLVSGTDLQVSLGIRSGPHLGQLLQDLRVAQAEQQFCDRAGAIAFAARWLQETSLPQ; encoded by the coding sequence ATGGCCGCCAGTCGCTACAACCCGCTGCCCGCTGATCGCTCTTGTATGAACACTGCTCTCGCTGCCCTGTTCAACCCACAGACTTGGCCCTTTCGTCCAGAGAGCTTGCCGGAGGGAGCCTGCTTGGTTGGAGGGGCCGTTCGTGATGCGTTGCTGGGCCGTCTGACTGAACCGCTCGATCTGGATTGGGTGGTTCCCACAGGTGCAGTTGAAACGGCACGCACTTTAGCTCGTCAACATCAAGCGGGCTTCGTTCTCCTGGATGCTGAGCGTCAGATCGCACGGGTCGTCTTCCCTTCAATGACCGTTGACTTTGCCCAGCAGGAAGGCGATCGCCTGGAACAAGACTTGCAGCGACGCGATTTCACAATCAACGCGATCGCCTACGACTGGCAGCGCTGCCGCCTGATTGATCCGCTGGGAGGCCAAGCCGATCTGGAGCAAGGACTGTTGCGGATGATTGCTCCCGACAATCTAGTGGCTGACCCGCTGCGCCTGCTGCGTGCCTATCGGCAAGCGGCCCAACTAGAACTAGAGATCGAACCAGAGACGGCTGCTGCGATCGCCCAGCTTGCCCCTTTATTACCCCAAGTCGCGGGTGAGCGGATTTGGGCAGAACTTCAGCGCCTGCTGAATGTGCCCCCACCCCATCCGATTTTGGTGGAGGCGATCGCCAGCGGGCTTCTCACACCGTGGTTTCCCGAGGCTTCGGTGGATTGTTTGGCAGCCATCGCCGATCACTGGCGGCAACTCCAAGCTCAAGTCCCAGATTGGGCGGACTGGTTCACGCCCATTGGACCGGGCGGCAGGCTTAGCTACTTAGCCTATGCTTGGCTGACCTGCTTGCTACCCCGCGATCGCGATCGGGCGCAACAGGTCCTACTGGCCCTCAAAAGTAGTCGAGCCGAGCAGCGATCGCTGTTACAACTGCAGCAACATTGGCAGGAATGCCAGGCGGGGACGGCAGCCACGACGGCTGGACAAGTCGCCTTATTCCAAACCTTGGGAGACCTAGTACCAGCCCTCTTGCTACAGCTCGAAGCGGGCGACTTACGCCAGACGTTGCTGCGGCGCTACCAAACGCCCAATGACCCGATCGCCCATCTCCAGCCCCTCGTCAGTGGGACTGATCTACAGGTTTCGCTGGGCATTCGGAGCGGCCCTCACCTCGGCCAACTCTTGCAGGATCTCCGTGTGGCTCAAGCCGAGCAGCAGTTTTGCGATCGGGCTGGGGCGATCGCGTTTGCGGCCCGTTGGCTCCAAGAAACCTCTCTCCCCCAATAG
- a CDS encoding MFS transporter encodes MLVKTSESRWLALLQRRQRQCFLVAAGVSSIGSFAGIIAKGWLIQDMTQQPLLLAVNFACLSLPAIFLSSHAGTLTDRLGAEPVLKRSQYFLLLGAIFSAIGYVLCTGWIAGQVTAMIGGTLIVGIASAYELTSRLKYVGLVVAEATLAGYLAQFSVIFNVAKLIGPPVGGFALTLLHPSWVLSLDALSYLVPIAVVNFVMQPRSLTAAEQPQHRLTMTQAWQGITPQLRSITLFTGVASVIGFFHPAIVPVLAKAYVGPDPLSLGWLTASIAIGSITAGLLQQRFSQAVVGRPRQMLILAASVTAIAQIGFALQPNQNMALFLAALIGFGTAALLAGGNIIGQALAPWEYRGRVAGLTQIATLGGGGVSSLLAGGLIAQLGLSIAMGLLGIAGLLAALVYGRQSLQPAAR; translated from the coding sequence ATGCTGGTTAAAACCTCAGAGTCGCGCTGGTTGGCGCTTTTACAACGCCGCCAGCGTCAATGCTTTCTGGTGGCAGCGGGCGTTTCCTCGATTGGCTCCTTCGCCGGAATCATCGCCAAGGGCTGGCTCATTCAAGACATGACCCAGCAACCGTTGCTGCTCGCAGTCAACTTTGCCTGCCTGAGTTTGCCAGCCATTTTTCTCTCGTCCCATGCCGGGACGCTCACTGATCGCCTGGGGGCAGAACCTGTCCTGAAGCGATCGCAGTATTTCCTGCTGCTGGGGGCTATTTTCTCTGCGATCGGCTACGTCCTCTGCACCGGTTGGATTGCGGGCCAAGTGACAGCGATGATTGGCGGCACGCTGATTGTGGGCATTGCCAGCGCCTATGAGCTGACGTCGCGCCTCAAATACGTTGGCCTCGTGGTGGCGGAAGCAACCCTAGCTGGCTACCTGGCCCAGTTCTCAGTCATCTTTAATGTCGCCAAACTGATCGGCCCGCCGGTGGGGGGCTTTGCCCTAACGCTCTTGCATCCCTCCTGGGTCTTAAGCCTGGATGCCCTCAGTTACCTGGTGCCGATTGCGGTTGTCAATTTCGTGATGCAGCCGCGATCGCTGACGGCTGCCGAGCAGCCTCAGCATCGACTGACCATGACCCAAGCCTGGCAAGGGATCACGCCACAATTGCGCAGCATCACCCTATTTACTGGGGTTGCCTCGGTAATTGGCTTTTTCCATCCCGCGATCGTGCCGGTGCTGGCTAAGGCTTATGTCGGACCAGATCCGCTCTCCTTGGGTTGGCTGACCGCCAGTATTGCGATCGGGAGCATTACGGCTGGCTTACTGCAGCAGCGGTTTAGTCAAGCCGTCGTCGGGCGTCCGCGGCAAATGCTGATTCTGGCTGCCAGCGTGACGGCGATCGCCCAAATTGGTTTTGCCCTCCAGCCCAACCAAAACATGGCTCTCTTTCTTGCTGCCTTGATTGGCTTTGGCACCGCTGCGCTCCTAGCGGGCGGCAACATTATTGGCCAAGCCCTCGCCCCCTGGGAGTATCGCGGTCGAGTAGCTGGTCTGACCCAAATTGCTACCTTGGGCGGCGGTGGCGTCAGCAGTTTGTTGGCTGGTGGTCTAATCGCACAATTGGGACTGTCCATCGCGATGGGGCTGCTCGGAATCGCCGGACTTCTTGCAGCTTTGGTCTATGGCCGCCAGTCGCTACAACCCGCTGCCCGCTGA
- a CDS encoding PspA/IM30 family protein, with protein MGLFDRISRVVRANMNDLVSKAEDPEKILEQALMDMQEDLIQLRQAVATAIAGQKRIEQQMNQAQTQATSWQQRAQLALQKGQEDLARQALSRKKTFSETALALKTQLDQQAGQVDTLKRNLVALEGKIAEAKTKKDMLKARAQAAKAQEQLQGAVGRLGTNSSMAAFERMEEKVLQMEAKAQATAELAGTNLESQFAALEAGGDVEDELAAMKAQLAGGTTATTALPAGDPTPVNVSQSSSVDAELEALKRELDSL; from the coding sequence ATGGGACTTTTCGACCGCATTAGCCGTGTTGTCCGAGCCAACATGAATGACTTGGTCAGCAAGGCCGAGGATCCCGAAAAGATTCTCGAGCAAGCCCTGATGGACATGCAGGAGGATCTGATCCAACTGCGGCAAGCGGTGGCTACGGCGATCGCCGGCCAAAAGCGCATTGAGCAACAGATGAACCAAGCGCAGACGCAGGCCACGAGCTGGCAGCAACGGGCGCAATTGGCTCTGCAGAAAGGTCAAGAAGACCTGGCTCGTCAAGCGCTGAGCCGCAAGAAAACCTTCAGTGAAACAGCACTGGCGCTCAAGACTCAGCTCGATCAGCAAGCAGGGCAAGTCGATACACTCAAGCGCAACTTAGTGGCACTAGAAGGCAAAATCGCCGAAGCCAAAACGAAGAAAGACATGCTCAAGGCGCGGGCACAAGCTGCCAAAGCGCAAGAGCAACTGCAAGGAGCTGTGGGGCGCTTGGGCACCAATAGCTCGATGGCAGCTTTTGAGCGCATGGAGGAGAAAGTGCTGCAAATGGAAGCCAAGGCACAAGCCACGGCTGAATTGGCTGGCACAAATCTAGAAAGCCAGTTTGCGGCGCTTGAAGCAGGCGGTGATGTTGAAGATGAGCTAGCAGCCATGAAAGCGCAGCTCGCTGGCGGAACCACCGCAACAACAGCGCTACCCGCAGGGGACCCAACGCCGGTCAACGTCTCGCAATCTAGTAGCGTCGATGCTGAGCTAGAGGCTCTGAAGCGCGAACTCGATTCTCTCTAG